In Lacibacter sp. H375, one DNA window encodes the following:
- a CDS encoding APC family permease, translated as MKTSTNKLNLFSFTMIVVGLVIGMGIFRTAATSAKDAIDPSVYFSAWLIGGLVALCGALTYAEIGSRFPVTGGYYKVFAQAYHPSIAFAINCLILVSNAASLSGVALIGSGYLLKLFPGDWTDIHKALVSCVAIAIFYFINLRGLKLSSMAQNILMIIKIGMILVLIAALLFPDKYAVQETTTAVTTFSNIDWIKSLGVSLIAVSFTYGGYQQTINFGNEVQSPTKNIPRGIFMGIAIIIGLYLLVNMSYYNLVGFQQMKGEREIAYVVIDKIFGTTGATVFSAFLFLGVLAYVNGLLMSNPRVMYAMGDDGSLPKIFAKQNEKTNVLTFSLTVFAAICIIILFFAQEFEKILAFTIFLDCFGMVLSSATIFWFRRKTKHLDGTGIYKMKLFPLMPIIFIAAYLFVGTSIAIADPSAALTGLGILAAFIVIYFIFHRKK; from the coding sequence ATGAAAACTTCAACCAACAAGCTCAACCTGTTTTCGTTCACCATGATCGTTGTAGGTCTGGTGATCGGTATGGGTATTTTCCGTACTGCCGCAACCAGTGCAAAAGATGCAATTGATCCATCGGTTTATTTCAGTGCATGGCTCATTGGCGGATTGGTGGCTTTGTGTGGCGCCTTAACGTATGCAGAGATCGGCAGCCGGTTTCCTGTAACCGGTGGTTACTACAAAGTGTTTGCACAAGCCTATCATCCCAGTATTGCCTTTGCAATTAACTGTTTGATCTTAGTAAGCAACGCAGCAAGTTTAAGTGGTGTGGCATTGATCGGCAGCGGTTATTTGTTAAAATTATTTCCTGGTGATTGGACTGATATTCATAAAGCGTTGGTGAGTTGTGTGGCCATCGCCATTTTTTATTTTATAAACCTGCGTGGACTGAAGTTGAGTTCGATGGCGCAGAATATTTTAATGATCATCAAGATCGGGATGATCCTCGTGTTGATCGCCGCATTGTTATTCCCTGATAAATATGCAGTGCAGGAAACAACTACTGCAGTAACTACATTCAGCAATATCGATTGGATCAAAAGTCTTGGTGTGAGTTTGATCGCTGTTTCATTTACGTATGGAGGTTACCAGCAAACGATCAATTTCGGGAACGAAGTGCAAAGCCCCACCAAAAATATTCCACGTGGTATTTTTATGGGCATCGCCATCATCATTGGTTTGTATTTACTCGTGAACATGAGTTATTACAATCTCGTTGGTTTTCAGCAAATGAAAGGGGAGCGTGAAATTGCTTATGTAGTGATCGACAAGATATTTGGTACAACAGGTGCAACTGTATTCTCGGCTTTTTTATTTCTTGGTGTATTGGCCTATGTAAATGGATTGCTCATGAGCAATCCACGGGTGATGTATGCAATGGGTGATGACGGCAGCTTGCCAAAGATCTTTGCAAAGCAAAATGAAAAAACGAACGTGCTCACCTTTTCATTAACAGTGTTTGCAGCTATTTGCATCATCATTTTATTCTTTGCACAGGAATTTGAAAAAATATTAGCCTTTACTATTTTTCTTGATTGCTTTGGGATGGTGCTGAGCAGTGCTACTATTTTCTGGTTCCGCAGAAAGACAAAGCATTTGGATGGAACGGGCATTTATAAAATGAAATTATTTCCGCTGATGCCTATCATCTTTATTGCTGCTTATTTATTTGTAGGAACAAGTATTGCCATTGCTGATCCTTCTGCAGCCTTAACCGGGCTTGGAATATTAGCGGCTTTTATCGTGATCTATTTTATTTTTCACCGAAAAAAATAA